The following proteins are encoded in a genomic region of Glycine max cultivar Williams 82 chromosome 18, Glycine_max_v4.0, whole genome shotgun sequence:
- the LOC100801280 gene encoding telomere repeat-binding protein 5 codes for MVLQKRLNYGFNGYQVPVIPRASRSARGRGTIRKKPDSSQIQAFEILASVAGNFLQENESSNPENVVLAKDPRTLSGTNIKDKHGDERSFKGALFEHGACSEIASVFVPSMQGKHDNHRVMGDSSFLDNHLEGQGQNVPEREDERIKGRSVNGKTIHIKGCSNGLIEPGHGVSKHCSSANNVEKPSLEGRKPLDSFPKCFTSRKLVNRDDDETLDRCTQLNSKNNTSGAPPDTPKLKDASPFISDENNSRDISELESLQRMYPFKKRKFFNQTSSSASDRGSQCQGMFDSSDTIRVNGTNHAIEESSSIVGQQAHFGSRGCNVKLSIKSFKVPELFIDIPETATIGSLKRTVMEAVTAILGDELHVGILLQGKKVRDDSKTLIQTGISQDDKRHRLGFMLEPRHTQSPSSYNDDPCYPTTSSRQKLSRQSTSVTLQQGTYNVSKERSMIKIESYAEGDLNMVTSLADTSANNNMSKCRALVAVPAINMETLAVVPFRRKSENPDFAQRRIRRPFSVLEVEALVQAVEKLGTGRWRDVKQRAFDHAKHRTYVDLKDKWKTLVHTARISPQQRRGEPVPQELLDRVLAAHAYWSQQQCKHQLKPL; via the exons ATGGTGTTGCAGAAGAGGTTGAACTATGGTTTTAATGGCTATCAGGTGCCTGTCATTCCTAGAGCTTCAAGGTCAGCTAGG GGGAGGGGCACAATCAGGAAGAAACCTGACAGCAGCCAGATACAGGCTTTTGAAATCTTGGCTAGTGTAGCTGGAAACTTTTTGCAGGAGAATGAGAGTTCCAATCCTGAAAATGTTGTGCTTGCAAAAGATCCTCGCACTTTGTCTGGTACTAACATAAAGGACAAACATGGggatgaaaggtcatttaaggggGCCCTGTTTGAGCATGGAGCTTGCAGTGAAATTGCCTCTGTCTTTGTCCCTAGTATGCAAGGGAAACATGACAACCATAG AGTCATGGGggattcatcttttcttgacAATCATCTTGAAGGCCAAGGACAAAATGTCCCTGAGAGGGAAGATGAAAGGATCAAAGGGAGAAGTGTAAATGGGAAAACCATCCACATTAAAGGCTGCTCTAATGGGTTAATAGAACCAGGTCACGGAGTATCTAAACATTGTAGTTCTGCTAATAATGTGGAAAAGCCATCGTTGGAGGGCCGCAAGCCTCTTGATTCTTTTCCCAAATGTTTCACTTCTAGGAAATTAGTTAATAGAGATGATGATGAAACATTAGATAGGTGCACACAACTGAACTCCAAGAATAATACATCTGGCGCACCACCAGATACGCCAAAATTGAAGGATGCAAGTCCTTTTATAAGTG ATGAGAACAATAGTAGGGACATTTCTGAGCTTGAAAGTTTACAAAGGATGTATCCATTTAAGAAGAGGAAATTCTTCAATCAGACCTCATCTTCTGCATCTGATAGGGGGTCTCAATGTCAAGGCATGTTTGATTCTTCTGACACCATCAGGGTTAATGGCACAAACCATG CAATTGAGGAATCATCCTCTATAGTTGGTCAACAAGCACATTTTGGGTCCAGGGGTTGTAATG TGAAGCTCAGCATAAAATCCTTTAAAGTCCCAGAGCTTTTTATTGATATACCTGAAACTGCAACTATTGGTTCACTGAAA AGAACAGTAATGGAGGCTGTGACAGCTATACTTGGAGATGAATTACATGTGGGCATCCTTCTTCAGGGAAAGAAAGTCCGAGATGATAGCAAAACTCTGATCCAAACTGGGATATCTCAAGATGACAAACGTCATAGATTGGGATTTATGTTGGAGCCAAGACATACTCAATCTCCATCTTCATACAATGATGACCCTTGTTATCCAACCACTAGTTCGCGACAAAAATTATCCAG GCAATCAACATCTGTAACGTTACAACAAGGAACATATAATGTATCCAAAGAACGTTCTATGATCAAAATTGAAAGTTATGCTGAGGGTGATCTTAATATGGTCACCTCTCTAGCAGATACTTCAGCTAACAATAACATGTCAAAGTGTCGGGCTCTGGTGGCAGTTCCTGCCATTAACATGGAAACATTAGCTGTGGTTCCATTCCGGCGCAAATCTGAGAATCCTGACTTTGCACAGCGCCGAATCAGAAGGCCATTCTCTGTTCTAGAAGTAGAAGCATTGGTTCAGGCTGTTGAAAAACTTGGAACTGGAAG GTGGCGTGATGTCAAACAACGTGCTTTTGACCATGCAAAGCATCGAACTTATGTGGATTTGAAG GATAAGTGGAAAACATTAGTGCACACTGCAAGAATCTCCCCTCAGCAAAGGAGGGGAGAACCTGTTCCTCAGGAGCTTCTGGATAGGGTCTTAGCTGCTCATGCCTATTGGTCTCAACAACAGTGTAAGCATCAACTTAAACCACTGTGA